A stretch of the Helicoverpa zea isolate HzStark_Cry1AcR chromosome 15, ilHelZeax1.1, whole genome shotgun sequence genome encodes the following:
- the LOC124636988 gene encoding uncharacterized protein LOC124636988 produces MELMSSLLFCALVAHLPQALGMIPDTRVRNTDLDIKFNNSMMIHQKPMQKKILLNINGPPLVNMVTDLQIVFMDVNCRKCIDCMERAIKAYTSHYHIVKTRPQYDELHEEVLKKRILQADRKKRETQSTTEKYSTKIKRSKTKKTKAVSVTKFNVDGEVYALKIKETNTQVSPDQQNDTQVSCQVYIVKKSFPCDAPDAETFLMVAKRKVNKKNKRDKERNKAAASTTESPHFMAPAFRKRQVDNSQVPENFMPSIEEFY; encoded by the exons ATGGAACTAATGAGTTCCCTGTTGTTCTGCGCGCTAGTCGCACACTTGCCGCAAGCGTTAG GTATGATCCCTGACACAAGAGTTCGAAATACAGATTTGGATATAAAATTCAACAACTCAATGATGATTCATCAAAAGCCGATGCAAAAGAAGATACTACTAAACATCAACGGACCACCGCTAGTGAACATGGTGACCGACCTGCAAATAGTGTTCATGGACGTCAACTGTAGAAAATGTATCGACTGCATGGAACGAGCCATCAAAGCGTACACATCACACTATCACATCGTGAAAACCCGACCACAATACGACGAACTACACGAAGAAGTATTAAAAAAACGAATATTGCAGGCTGACCGAAAGAAAAGAGAAACACAGTCTACAACAGAAAAATATAGCactaaaataaaaaggagtAAAACCAAAAAGACGAAGGCAGTGTCAGTAACTAAATTCAACGTGGACGGAGAAGTGTATGccctaaaaataaaagaaacgaaTACACAAGTAAGCCCAGATCAACAAAACGACACTCAAGTGTCTTGCCAAGTCTACATCGTTAAGAAATCTTTCCCTTGCGATGCGCCAGACGCCGAAACATTTTTGATGGTTGCAAAGAGGAaggtaaataagaaaaacaagaGAGACAAGGAAAGAAATAAGGCTGCAGCAAGTACTACAGAAAGCCCACATTTCATGGCACCGGCCTTTAGAAAAAGACAAGTGGACAATTCACAAGTGCCAGAGAATTTCATGCCCTCTATAGaggaattttattaa